A part of Paraliobacillus zengyii genomic DNA contains:
- the flgK gene encoding flagellar hook-associated protein FlgK has product MVSTFSGLEVAKRALSTQQAALYTTSHNIANANTEGYTRQRVNFEQVSTLSVSRYTEGVKSDIGSGVQAGSIERIRDRFLDVQYRNESSKLGYYEQRAEAMAQMETIMNEPSEEGLAYTMSQFSDALQDLSTNPEDSGSRSVVSQRGQAVADTFSYLSTSLEQVRGDLNSQIDVTETEFNSILTQINNLNEQIGSVEPHGHVPNDLYDERDRLLDSLSAIANVSVSYEKSSGQPSEIAMGKATVTLNGVGQDVTLVDGNIYQVNHMEVTSNENNNVESFTFSNPNDTTATPVTIDAADYASTGELKGLMEMNGYVDADGEAAGYYNEMLSDLDQMAVAFVAEFNRVHQNGSNLTDDATGDFYTIDPAATRPAATMAVSEDIINDPKRIAASLSGPSGDGENAIELSNVFSKLQADYEVPAEGLGNKTSIKSFYESMIGQMGVVTQEANRMVSNAGVLQQQVEENRSSVSAVSLDEEMTNMIKFQHAYNAAARSMTAVDEMLDRIINNMGLVGR; this is encoded by the coding sequence ATGGTATCAACATTTAGCGGATTAGAAGTCGCAAAACGCGCACTTAGCACCCAACAAGCTGCACTCTATACAACTTCGCACAACATCGCCAACGCTAATACAGAAGGTTATACGCGCCAGCGTGTAAACTTTGAGCAAGTATCTACACTATCTGTTTCACGTTATACAGAAGGTGTGAAATCAGACATTGGGAGTGGTGTCCAAGCTGGTTCAATTGAACGAATTCGTGATCGGTTTTTAGATGTGCAATACCGCAATGAGAGTAGCAAGTTAGGCTATTATGAGCAACGTGCGGAAGCAATGGCGCAAATGGAAACAATTATGAACGAACCATCTGAAGAAGGTTTAGCTTATACCATGAGTCAGTTCTCCGATGCTTTACAGGACTTATCAACTAATCCAGAAGACTCTGGTTCACGATCTGTTGTAAGTCAGCGAGGACAAGCCGTTGCAGATACCTTTAGTTATCTTTCAACATCACTTGAACAAGTGCGTGGAGATCTGAATAGTCAAATAGATGTAACGGAAACAGAGTTTAACTCTATCCTTACACAGATCAATAATTTAAACGAACAAATTGGCTCAGTTGAACCACACGGTCATGTACCAAATGATTTGTATGATGAACGTGATCGTTTACTTGATAGTCTTTCTGCTATTGCTAATGTCAGTGTAAGCTATGAAAAAAGTAGTGGCCAACCAAGTGAAATTGCAATGGGTAAAGCAACTGTAACGTTAAACGGTGTTGGACAAGATGTCACATTAGTAGATGGCAATATATATCAAGTAAACCATATGGAAGTCACTTCTAATGAAAATAATAACGTCGAAAGTTTTACCTTTTCAAATCCAAATGACACAACTGCAACACCTGTAACAATAGATGCCGCAGATTATGCTTCAACAGGCGAATTGAAAGGTTTAATGGAAATGAACGGTTATGTTGACGCAGATGGAGAAGCTGCTGGTTATTATAATGAAATGTTAAGTGATCTTGATCAGATGGCTGTAGCATTTGTAGCCGAATTTAATCGTGTTCACCAAAACGGTTCTAATTTAACCGATGATGCTACAGGTGATTTCTATACAATCGATCCTGCTGCAACAAGACCAGCGGCTACGATGGCAGTTTCAGAAGATATTATCAATGATCCAAAGAGAATAGCAGCAAGTTTATCTGGTCCAAGTGGTGATGGAGAAAACGCAATTGAACTATCGAATGTATTTTCAAAATTACAAGCCGATTATGAAGTTCCAGCTGAAGGTTTAGGTAACAAAACCTCAATAAAAAGTTTTTATGAATCAATGATCGGTCAAATGGGTGTTGTCACACAGGAAGCAAATCGTATGGTTAGTAATGCAGGAGTACTGCAACAACAAGTAGAAGAAAATCGTTCTTCTGTTAGTGCTGTATCTCTAGATGAAGAAATGACAAATATGATTAAGTTTCAACATGCATACAACGCAGCTGCAAGAAGTATGACAGCAGTAGATGAAATGCTAGATCGAATCATAAATAACATGGGATTAGTAGGAAGGTAG
- a CDS encoding flagellar protein FlgN produces the protein MSMQEINASLQQLLELHQSLYSISKSKTDVLKDGDTDELQQLLKKEKKHVQAVDQIEKRRLEQVSAWATSNQLDLEEPNVTSLLEVVEDTTEKQQLEDITTQLAEVLVNLKQQEQLNQQLTHQSLQFVQLSMNMIAPTIQSFNYGNQNKLNSDKETKRSVFDSKA, from the coding sequence ATGTCCATGCAAGAAATTAATGCGTCTTTACAACAATTATTGGAGCTTCATCAAAGCTTGTATTCTATCTCTAAAAGCAAAACAGACGTCTTGAAAGATGGCGATACGGATGAATTACAACAATTGTTAAAAAAAGAGAAAAAGCATGTGCAAGCAGTGGATCAAATTGAAAAAAGACGCCTTGAGCAAGTTTCTGCATGGGCAACGTCTAACCAGCTTGATTTAGAAGAACCAAACGTTACCTCACTATTAGAAGTAGTAGAAGATACGACAGAAAAGCAACAGTTAGAAGATATAACAACACAACTAGCTGAAGTATTAGTTAACTTAAAACAACAAGAACAATTGAACCAACAATTAACACATCAATCATTGCAATTTGTTCAATTATCAATGAATATGATCGCACCGACGATTCAAAGTTTTAATTATGGTAACCAAAATAAATTAAATTCGGATAAAGAAACGAAGCGATCCGTATTTGACTCTAAGGCATAA
- the flgM gene encoding flagellar biosynthesis anti-sigma factor FlgM — MVLKIQGPNHSNFNPYKKKINKQAEVQTDKQVKSDQLQISDQAKKMQGNDSVQPQREARVNEIKQAVENGTYNIAPKQTAEKLLNFWK, encoded by the coding sequence ATGGTCTTGAAAATACAAGGTCCCAACCATTCCAATTTCAACCCATATAAAAAAAAAATCAACAAGCAAGCAGAAGTGCAAACTGACAAACAAGTGAAATCAGATCAACTGCAAATCTCTGACCAAGCAAAAAAAATGCAAGGAAATGATAGCGTGCAACCACAACGTGAAGCACGTGTTAATGAGATCAAACAAGCAGTTGAAAATGGAACTTACAATATTGCGCCGAAACAAACAGCTGAGAAACTTTTGAATTTTTGGAAATAG
- a CDS encoding TIGR03826 family flagellar region protein: MGELDNCSNCGNLYVKVNRSVCPDCIKEEEKNFQIVYAFMKKRINRQATIPEITEGTGVEEELIIKFVKEQRLRASQFPNLTYPCDKCGNPIQEGKLCSNCSKELTSALTYQDNIDSVQARNKAEENKKAATYFAVDKNKRNN, encoded by the coding sequence ATGGGTGAGTTAGATAACTGTTCTAACTGTGGGAATTTGTATGTGAAAGTTAACCGGAGTGTTTGTCCGGATTGTATAAAAGAAGAAGAAAAGAATTTTCAAATTGTGTATGCATTTATGAAAAAACGTATCAATCGTCAAGCAACCATTCCTGAGATTACCGAAGGAACGGGTGTAGAAGAAGAGTTAATAATAAAATTTGTGAAGGAACAACGTTTAAGAGCATCACAATTTCCTAACTTAACGTATCCGTGTGATAAGTGTGGAAATCCTATTCAAGAGGGTAAACTTTGTTCAAACTGCTCAAAAGAATTAACATCTGCGCTGACATATCAAGATAATATTGATAGCGTGCAAGCAAGAAACAAAGCAGAAGAAAATAAAAAAGCAGCTACTTATTTTGCTGTTGACAAAAATAAAAGAAATAACTAA
- a CDS encoding ComF family protein, whose product MRCVWCQKLIIPEVNWQTFFVPTKVQTLCQTCFTGLKRITQITCKICGRNNSNDQICPDCEKWQQDPLYTDLLTFNRSVYQYNEQLQAMITKWKYRGDYVIHEAFRQDLVTNFETIFVKEVPDAVLVPIPLSEERLHERAFNQAEILAKSLPYPTKNVLKRLHGEKHAKRTRQARLASTNPFLLETSITKPVILIDDIYTTGTTLRHAAKLLKQHDCPKVYAFTLAR is encoded by the coding sequence ATGCGGTGTGTCTGGTGTCAAAAATTAATTATCCCAGAAGTAAACTGGCAGACCTTCTTTGTTCCCACCAAAGTGCAAACCCTCTGTCAGACTTGTTTTACAGGCCTTAAGCGAATCACACAAATAACCTGTAAGATCTGTGGGAGAAATAATAGTAACGATCAAATTTGTCCTGATTGTGAAAAGTGGCAACAAGATCCATTGTATACAGACCTTTTAACTTTCAATCGCTCTGTTTATCAGTATAATGAACAATTACAAGCGATGATTACAAAGTGGAAATACCGAGGAGATTATGTAATTCACGAAGCTTTTCGGCAGGACTTAGTTACCAATTTTGAAACGATTTTTGTGAAAGAAGTTCCAGATGCTGTACTTGTTCCGATACCATTAAGTGAAGAACGTTTGCACGAACGGGCGTTTAATCAAGCAGAAATACTAGCTAAATCACTTCCTTATCCAACAAAAAATGTATTAAAACGACTTCATGGGGAAAAACATGCAAAAAGGACACGCCAAGCACGGCTAGCTAGCACCAATCCATTTCTGTTAGAAACTTCGATTACTAAACCCGTAATCTTAATTGATGACATATACACAACAGGAACCACACTAAGACATGCCGCCAAATTACTTAAGCAACATGACTGCCCAAAAGTATACGCCTTTACACTTGCCAGGTGA
- a CDS encoding DEAD/DEAH box helicase, translating into MANDFSFLPSPTLTVEKSTDIPPFVGKLLLREEMDLSDEALASLLKQNHLRKISAITPSFNGKHYQCRRCGNKQNYHFATIPCARCQKAHVYCRNCIEMGRVMMCTPLYYWTGPQPIFTQQNKPCKWMGELTPAQQNAANKIEQAMEKGKEKLLVWAVCGAGKTEMLFQGIATVIRQGKRVCLATPRADVVRELIPRFKQAFPETTLAGLYGGAEVKVENAQLILATTHQLLRFAHAFDVVIIDEVDAFPFHAEASLPYAASRATKPDATTIYLTATPRQDLKKRSNKKKLTTVFVPIRFHGYPLPEPQLRLTTLKNSLTAKQLPRAFWNWFARRIRATRQVLLFVPTIQLATDLLPSLTTQLPDKKLTAVHASDPDREEKVNLFRQQELDIILTTTILERGVTFPSVDVAVIDAGHEVFDEAALVQIAGRAGRSPIDPTGEVIFFHDGKTNAMLRAGQEINQMNKKGRRC; encoded by the coding sequence TTGGCAAACGATTTTAGCTTCCTACCATCCCCAACTCTCACCGTAGAAAAATCTACAGACATCCCACCATTCGTCGGGAAATTGTTACTTCGAGAAGAAATGGATTTATCAGATGAAGCGTTAGCAAGCCTACTTAAACAAAATCATCTTCGGAAAATCAGTGCAATAACCCCTTCATTTAATGGAAAACACTATCAATGTAGACGATGTGGCAATAAGCAAAACTATCATTTTGCGACCATACCTTGTGCACGCTGCCAAAAAGCGCATGTTTATTGTCGGAATTGTATTGAGATGGGTCGTGTGATGATGTGTACACCGCTCTACTATTGGACAGGTCCCCAACCTATCTTTACCCAACAAAATAAACCTTGCAAATGGATGGGCGAACTTACACCAGCACAACAAAATGCAGCAAACAAAATCGAACAAGCAATGGAAAAAGGAAAGGAAAAACTCCTTGTTTGGGCAGTTTGCGGCGCAGGAAAAACAGAGATGTTGTTTCAAGGAATTGCGACTGTGATTAGACAAGGAAAGCGGGTCTGCCTTGCGACACCGCGTGCAGATGTTGTTCGTGAACTAATCCCGCGCTTCAAACAAGCTTTTCCAGAAACAACATTAGCTGGGCTATATGGTGGTGCTGAAGTAAAAGTAGAAAATGCACAATTAATCCTTGCAACGACCCACCAACTTTTACGTTTCGCACATGCATTTGATGTGGTGATCATTGATGAAGTCGATGCCTTTCCATTTCATGCTGAAGCCTCCTTACCGTATGCGGCAAGTCGTGCAACAAAGCCAGATGCAACAACCATTTACCTCACTGCCACACCACGACAAGATTTAAAAAAACGCTCCAATAAAAAAAAACTTACGACCGTTTTCGTACCAATAAGATTCCATGGATATCCTCTTCCAGAACCCCAACTACGGTTAACCACACTAAAAAATTCACTAACAGCAAAGCAATTACCACGTGCTTTTTGGAACTGGTTTGCTCGTCGTATACGTGCCACTCGGCAAGTACTGCTTTTTGTTCCGACAATTCAACTTGCTACTGACTTATTGCCATCACTCACAACCCAACTACCTGATAAAAAGCTAACCGCTGTTCATGCCTCAGATCCTGACCGAGAAGAGAAGGTAAACCTTTTTCGCCAGCAAGAGCTTGATATTATACTTACAACTACAATTCTTGAACGCGGCGTTACCTTTCCTTCTGTAGATGTAGCAGTAATTGATGCTGGTCATGAAGTGTTTGACGAAGCTGCACTTGTTCAAATTGCAGGCAGAGCAGGAAGAAGCCCGATTGATCCAACTGGTGAGGTTATCTTTTTTCATGATGGTAAAACAAATGCAATGCTCCGTGCTGGACAAGAGATTAACCAAATGAACAAGAAAGGCAGGCGTTGTTGA
- a CDS encoding DegV family protein — translation MKVAVMTDSTAYIPSELREQLGIEMVPLNVVLEDKSYQEEIDLQAKEFYPLSRQAKELPKTSQPSIGYMTEKLEKLATEYDAVISVHLSSGISGTYQAMIAAGDMVDGIDVHVFDSEISCMPQGFYVLEAVEMAKHGAAPKTIIARLEEMKQSMRAYFLVDDLTNLQRGGRLNSAQALVGSMLQVKPLLHFVDKQIVPFEKIRTHKKALKRIIGLFAEDADTGKPIRAVVIHANREEDALVLKEGLEQRYPNAEISLSYFGAVIGTHLGEGALGLGWYMK, via the coding sequence ATGAAAGTAGCAGTAATGACGGATAGTACGGCATACATACCTTCTGAATTACGGGAGCAGTTAGGTATTGAAATGGTTCCATTAAATGTAGTCTTAGAAGATAAGTCCTATCAGGAAGAAATAGACTTACAGGCAAAAGAATTTTATCCACTTAGTAGACAAGCAAAAGAATTACCGAAAACCTCCCAACCTTCCATCGGATATATGACAGAGAAATTAGAGAAACTAGCAACAGAATATGATGCAGTTATTTCCGTTCACCTCTCAAGCGGAATCAGTGGTACGTATCAAGCAATGATCGCAGCAGGAGACATGGTTGATGGAATTGATGTACATGTATTCGATTCAGAAATTAGCTGTATGCCACAAGGATTCTATGTGTTAGAAGCTGTAGAAATGGCTAAACACGGTGCAGCACCAAAAACAATTATCGCTCGTTTAGAGGAAATGAAACAATCAATGCGTGCTTACTTTTTGGTTGATGATTTGACAAACTTACAACGAGGTGGACGATTAAATAGTGCTCAAGCATTAGTCGGCAGCATGCTTCAAGTTAAACCTTTACTACATTTTGTTGATAAGCAGATCGTCCCATTTGAAAAAATCCGCACCCATAAAAAAGCACTAAAGCGGATTATCGGATTGTTTGCAGAAGATGCAGATACAGGTAAACCGATACGCGCAGTTGTCATCCATGCAAATCGAGAAGAAGACGCACTTGTTTTAAAAGAAGGTCTCGAACAACGCTATCCAAATGCAGAAATTAGCTTAAGCTATTTTGGCGCCGTGATCGGCACACACCTCGGTGAAGGTGCACTTGGACTAGGCTGGTATATGAAATAA
- a CDS encoding response regulator, with amino-acid sequence MTTKIVLIDDHILFREGVRRILEFEESFEVVAEGNDGDEVVSLMDKYEPDVILMDINMPHINGVQATKHLMEKYPQAKVIILSIHDDENYVTHALKSGAQGYLLKEMDSETLINAIKIVTEGGSYLHPKITHNLVKEFRRLSLSQVGSMDPTEYRKPLHLLTRRECEVLQLLTDGKSNRGVAEMLFISEKTVKNHVSNILQKLNVNDRTQAVVLAIRNGWVEVM; translated from the coding sequence ATGACGACAAAAATCGTATTGATAGACGATCATATTTTGTTTCGAGAAGGCGTTAGAAGAATTCTTGAATTTGAAGAGAGTTTTGAAGTAGTTGCTGAGGGGAATGACGGTGATGAAGTTGTTAGTTTGATGGATAAATATGAGCCGGATGTCATTTTGATGGATATTAACATGCCACATATTAATGGTGTACAAGCTACTAAGCATTTAATGGAAAAATACCCTCAAGCAAAAGTCATAATTTTATCAATTCATGACGATGAAAATTACGTAACACATGCATTGAAATCAGGTGCACAAGGATATCTATTGAAAGAAATGGATTCGGAGACATTAATCAATGCCATTAAAATTGTAACAGAAGGTGGATCTTATTTACATCCAAAGATTACACATAACTTAGTCAAAGAATTCCGTCGTTTAAGTTTGTCACAAGTAGGTAGTATGGATCCTACTGAATATCGTAAACCACTGCATTTATTAACACGTCGTGAATGCGAAGTATTACAACTTTTAACAGATGGAAAGAGTAATCGTGGCGTTGCAGAAATGTTATTTATTAGTGAAAAAACAGTTAAAAATCATGTTAGTAATATATTGCAAAAATTAAATGTTAATGATCGAACGCAAGCTGTTGTTTTGGCAATTCGCAACGGTTGGGTAGAAGTAATGTAA
- a CDS encoding sensor histidine kinase, whose product MKKTEGKALDEIITEMVEVVEHSKDGIYTIGEESRTEHQLLMEQLEEIKLELIRVIDEVDSLEKKTQLSRNRLAEVSHHFSKYGEEEIREVYEQTHQLQSDLKLKQTSEKNLRQKRDEIERRLKTLEQTIERADGLVSKVSIVLNYLNEDFQQVNELVQDANEKQAFGLKIIQAQEDERKRLSREMHDGPAQMLANILLRSEIVDKTFKERGREEALSEMKGVRSLVRSSLYEVRRIIYDLRPMALDDLGLLPTIKKYLNNIEEYNQTKIVFTALGKTERLASKYEVALFRLIQEAVQNAIKHAQAEEINVKLEITSKVVSATISDNGNGFDQGLKEEHSFGLIGMHERVELLDGTLKIQSELGKGTRILINVPLNE is encoded by the coding sequence ATGAAAAAGACAGAAGGAAAAGCATTAGATGAAATCATTACAGAAATGGTGGAAGTTGTTGAACACAGTAAAGACGGCATTTATACAATAGGGGAAGAATCTCGGACGGAACACCAACTGTTAATGGAGCAATTAGAAGAAATTAAACTAGAATTAATTCGTGTAATTGACGAGGTAGATAGTCTTGAAAAGAAAACACAGCTTTCCAGAAATAGACTAGCAGAAGTTAGCCATCACTTTAGTAAGTATGGGGAAGAAGAGATACGAGAAGTATATGAGCAGACCCATCAATTACAAAGTGATTTGAAATTGAAACAAACGAGTGAAAAGAATTTACGTCAAAAAAGAGATGAAATTGAACGTAGACTAAAAACACTTGAGCAAACAATTGAACGAGCAGATGGACTTGTTAGTAAGGTATCGATCGTGTTGAATTATTTAAATGAAGATTTTCAGCAAGTAAATGAATTGGTCCAAGATGCAAATGAAAAACAGGCATTTGGTTTAAAAATCATTCAAGCACAAGAAGATGAAAGAAAAAGGTTATCTCGTGAAATGCATGATGGACCAGCGCAGATGCTTGCTAATATCCTTCTTCGATCAGAAATAGTGGACAAGACGTTTAAAGAACGAGGACGGGAGGAAGCTCTAAGTGAAATGAAAGGTGTTCGTTCATTAGTGAGATCTTCTTTGTATGAAGTTCGTCGAATCATTTATGACCTTCGTCCAATGGCACTAGATGATCTTGGACTTTTACCAACGATTAAAAAGTATTTAAATAATATAGAAGAGTATAATCAAACTAAAATTGTTTTTACAGCATTAGGTAAAACCGAACGACTGGCAAGTAAATATGAAGTTGCGTTATTTCGATTAATCCAGGAAGCGGTACAAAATGCAATTAAACATGCACAAGCAGAAGAAATTAATGTAAAATTAGAAATAACATCGAAGGTAGTTTCCGCGACGATTAGTGATAATGGAAATGGATTCGATCAAGGTTTAAAGGAAGAGCATTCATTTGGATTAATTGGTATGCATGAACGAGTGGAACTTTTAGATGGGACATTGAAAATTCAATCTGAATTAGGTAAGGGTACAAGGATACTAATCAACGTTCCATTAAATGAATAA
- a CDS encoding YigZ family protein encodes MLDHYYTVNHTGSDEVVIQKSRFIGHVRRVETEAAAIAFIQEIKKQHNSATHNCSAYLIGEQDLIQKAHDDGEPTGTAGVPILEVLKKKALKDTAIVVTRYFGGVKLGAGGLIRAYSSTTAQAIRTTGIVERRRMQVIDITVTYPLLGKVENELRKANYIIEKIDYLGDVTFTVLVAIDQVETFQTWITNCTSDQATQKLQTEKYIEIPIPEKEAD; translated from the coding sequence ATGTTAGATCATTATTATACGGTCAATCATACTGGTTCAGATGAAGTTGTTATCCAAAAGTCTCGTTTTATTGGTCACGTCCGAAGAGTTGAAACCGAAGCAGCAGCGATCGCATTTATTCAAGAGATAAAAAAGCAACATAACAGTGCTACACATAATTGTTCGGCCTATTTAATTGGTGAGCAGGATCTTATCCAAAAGGCACATGATGACGGAGAGCCTACTGGTACAGCTGGTGTTCCAATCTTAGAAGTTTTAAAAAAGAAGGCGTTAAAAGATACCGCAATCGTGGTGACCCGTTATTTCGGTGGGGTTAAACTCGGTGCAGGCGGACTAATTCGTGCGTATTCTAGTACAACAGCACAGGCAATTCGGACAACTGGGATTGTCGAACGCCGCCGCATGCAAGTAATAGATATAACAGTTACATACCCACTACTTGGAAAAGTAGAAAACGAACTACGAAAAGCAAACTATATAATAGAAAAGATTGATTATCTAGGAGATGTAACGTTCACTGTATTAGTTGCGATTGATCAAGTAGAAACCTTCCAAACTTGGATTACCAACTGCACAAGTGATCAAGCAACACAAAAGTTGCAAACCGAAAAATATATAGAGATACCAATTCCAGAGAAAGAAGCTGACTAA
- a CDS encoding VanZ family protein — translation MKKIVYWLLSIAWMGVIFRSSAQPYQEQDVKPMLARYIDLSFLERFVDEIVFVYHQSEVSVANLGIYGYVEFFIRKGAHVGVFMVLFILFYLACSNTFLRFRTRNLILVAFFATVVYAALDEWHQGFTPNRTPYIGDVILDSFGALIGVFLVLLFLGWKKKRNAGQY, via the coding sequence ATGAAAAAAATAGTGTATTGGCTTTTGTCAATTGCTTGGATGGGTGTGATTTTTCGTTCATCCGCACAGCCATACCAAGAACAAGATGTCAAACCAATGCTTGCACGTTATATCGATCTTTCATTTCTAGAGCGATTCGTTGATGAAATTGTTTTTGTGTATCACCAGTCAGAAGTAAGTGTTGCCAATTTAGGGATTTATGGTTATGTTGAGTTTTTTATTCGAAAGGGTGCCCATGTTGGCGTATTTATGGTTCTATTTATATTGTTTTATCTAGCATGCAGCAATACTTTTTTGCGATTCAGGACCCGCAATCTAATTTTAGTAGCATTCTTTGCTACAGTTGTTTATGCTGCTTTAGATGAATGGCACCAAGGTTTTACACCGAATCGGACACCATATATTGGTGACGTGATACTAGATTCATTTGGTGCACTTATCGGTGTTTTCTTGGTGTTGCTTTTTTTAGGATGGAAGAAAAAAAGAAACGCTGGCCAGTATTAG
- a CDS encoding class D sortase, whose product MKKIALLFMLAGIIFLSIGGYQYIKTKAAEKNTLDEAHTLLESRENTPTTIDPSSFSAEMGETVGLLQIPSIDAELAIVEGTDPDDLEKGVGHFKSSAYPEQNDQIVLSGHRDTVFRSLGDVKIGDTFIIQLESGDYEYEMVSSKVVDADDTTIIKSTAPDEELVITTCYPFSYIGDAPDRYIIYAKPIETN is encoded by the coding sequence ATGAAAAAAATCGCTCTACTGTTCATGTTAGCTGGTATTATCTTTTTATCCATTGGTGGTTATCAATATATAAAGACAAAAGCTGCTGAGAAAAACACATTAGATGAAGCACATACACTGCTAGAATCGCGAGAAAATACACCTACAACCATTGACCCTAGTTCTTTCTCAGCTGAGATGGGAGAGACTGTTGGTTTATTACAGATTCCTAGTATTGATGCGGAGTTAGCTATAGTAGAAGGTACCGATCCAGATGATTTAGAAAAAGGTGTTGGTCATTTTAAAAGTTCTGCTTATCCCGAGCAAAATGATCAAATCGTTTTATCAGGACATCGCGATACGGTTTTTCGTAGCTTAGGCGATGTTAAAATTGGTGATACCTTTATCATTCAACTTGAATCTGGAGATTACGAATATGAAATGGTTAGTTCGAAAGTTGTTGATGCTGATGATACAACCATTATCAAATCAACTGCCCCAGATGAAGAACTTGTGATTACGACATGCTATCCTTTCTCTTATATCGGCGATGCACCAGATCGTTATATTATTTATGCGAAACCAATAGAAACAAATTAA